The DNA region taatatacttttcgaatctacattgtcccagaagggtcattttttcatttagaacaaaatttttcattttaaaatttcgtgttttttctaactttgcagggttattttttagagtgtaacaatgttctacaaaattgtagagcagacaattacaaaaaatttgatatatagacataaggggtttgcttgtaaacatcacgagttatcgcgattttacgaaaaaaagttttgaaaaagttactttttgcgtttctctttgtttcgtcgttcgtgtctgtcgcgagtgaccatgaatggccatgatcgatgacgaccaactttttcaaaactttttttcgtaaaatcgcgataactcgtgatgtttttaagcaaaccccttatgtctatatatcaaaatttttgtaattgtctgctctacaactttgtagaacattgttacactctaagccctgcaaagttagaaaacatgaaaattttgctctaaatgaaaaatgacccttctgggacaatgtagattcgaaaagtacattaaatttcccataaaattacaagttccaaaatttttagtcgaaaatgggagaattttaaaactttttagttttttcgatgaaaaatacgtttattcggaattctgagtacgccatcaaatcgggcgtctaatttacacaaagtccctttgacaccaaatttctatctcatcaccgtttcaggctgcaaattattgaaaagcacctcttttttcacatgttcaaaaatggaaggggtcgtaccgcccctccgtcacgagatatcaaaaaacggacctcggattcgtgatcagggacaaaagttaccttttaggacaaagtttcacgcaaatcgaagaggggtcggggcaactgctgtgtgagttggcggagaattacccagtaaCATATTTTAACgcaactttttataaaaatccaTTTGAAGAAACAACTGATTCGAAAAAATGGACTCAATCTCAAGAAACAAGCCCTACCGGTTCAACaatgtttaatttaaattctatcaatgtcaccccagtttacggtaaaacAAACATTGAGCATTGAAACAAACATTAccgacatttttttctaatttaaaatttcttacaataaatattttgaaatttagaatgtTAATAAATCTCTTAagacaaaaatttcatttatgaaTACTAAGGGGTACCAGCAGATTTTGTAAAGCGAAAAGGGGTACCTGGCCAAGAAAAGAACACCGTTgctataaactattgtgtttcatatgttctaGGACCTATTCGagaaaaaaatctctagaaatGATTCTTGACGAATTTTGTCTGATTGAAtgtaaaagtgagcaaatttaAACTGAATATCAACTCTCAACTAATTTTTCCATTAACaccatatttcttcatttcagcTTGCATAGAGAACGCCCACAAGCACCAGTACAACCCCCTGGAACAGGTCGAACAGCTCAGCATAAACTGTGATAGTGATAGTTTGCACAATAGTGGTAGCACCTTAAACAATAACAACACCTTAAGCAgtaacaaaaacataaattccTGTGAACATGGCTCTTTGGCCGACAAAGCGAGCTCCAACGGTGGCGCCTCGAGTCCGCACAACAGTGACCAAACCCCAAGCACAAACGGCAGCAGCAAACCGGCCAAAAAGTGCATCCCCGCCGAAGACGATAAGGCTTATCACCCGTCGCTGGCCTCGGTGATGGTGATACTGGAGGGGAAGCATCTGTGGGACAAGTTCCACGAGCAGGGCACGGAAATGATTGTGACCAAGGCCGGCCGCCGGATGTTTCCCACGTTCCAGGTGAAGGTGGTCGGGCTGGAGCTGACGGCGGAGTACCTCATGATCATGGACTTTGTCCCGCTGGACGATAAGCGCTATCGGTACGCGTTTCACACGTAAGTttctttttcgagtttttttttttttttttttttgttggttctgTGTTATCGGCTACCGAAAATTGTGAGAATTTTCGGAAATTGGCTGATTAGGTATGCAAATATTTGGCTGGAAGGGTATTCAATTCTAACGGTTCTTCACCCCTACAGATCCAGCTGGGTGGTCGCCGGTAAAGCCGACCCCGTCTCCCCACCCCGGATAAGTGTCCACCCGGACTCCCCAGCGACCGGTGCCACCTGGATGAAGCAAACCATCTCGTTCGACAAGCTCAAACTCACCAACAATCAGCTTGACGATAACGGACACGTAAGTTAGAGCTTACCCTCCCCCTCATTCCctaaatgtttcacatttcatCAATCCCATCCACAACATACCACTTAGCGCCGCACTTATCGAACTCCATTTTGTTCGCACTCTCACTCTTTTCTCTCCCTTCGCCCCAAACCGCCCCTGTTACTTCACAGATCATCCTGAACTCGATGCACCGGTATCAGCCGCGCCTTCATGTCTGCCATTTTTCGCGCGGCACCAGTCACGGATCGTCCGTCAAAGACGAGAAGAACACACTGACCCACCGGACGTTCATCTTTCCGGAGACGTCCTTCACGGCGGTGACGGCCTACCAAAACCAGCGGGTAAGTGGGGGGAACAGGGCGTAAATGATTGTTATAAAATAAGCAATGTTTTATCTGTTTTGTAtcaacttaaggggttacatacatgtagaaaaacacaaaattttaaattacagaatatttgttaaatccacTCAAAGGATGATTataaatcactcctgaaagtttcatgaagatatttcatgatttaactgagtaagagacgatttaagctcaaaattttgccatgcgcaaagcgggttgtcaaactttgttgatgattttctctaaaccccgagttgatttacgggtgccccgatatctcgagatgggaaggaccaaattggctgaaatttgaggtgaagactctcaagatgtatcccgtgtgcatgacgaagcccaatctttaaaatttgctttttagaaaaatacaaattcaaaaacttttggtttttttcatgaaagacacaaaaatatttttatctttttttaaaataaactttttgaaaatcgggcttcgtcatgcacacggaatcggtttaacgagtcttcaccaaaatttttagccaatttggtcaagacagtgttgagatatcgtggcacccgtttttttgaaattgctaacttgaaattgctatatctcggcaatggtgcAACCAATAgtcttcaaatttgatttgttagtaggtgaaaatgtatattttaatgtcctgaaaaaagaattaaaaaaagttggagtgtgtgctcatactaacctccgacttttttgccaatatacctgtatgtaaccccttaactgcCGTTCTAAgtataattgtcccatgtcattttttggcgattttgaacatttgacgttttaactttattttgtcgtatacttttcgaaaaacccataaaatctagtactttgttcggaaactcatcaaaacaacaccaagtctgtttgtcccatcgttacacttctacgcattactgtcccaccaagtattttctttcacGGAATCATTCttgtttacatactgtatagcaATAGGAtcataaataagagtgataaactaCTAACTGAGGCGATTGGGGACACATAGGACGAAtaagaacccacgggacaattatgcgtagaaacacaaaaatcgatcgaaaaatttcaatcgcgtttttctcagttgcacttttttgaacatggaacAGTTATGCGTAGAACGACTACTTTAAAGAACTGCTCTTATAGATAAAATATTACACACAGAAAAAGTATATCTTCACTCGACACTGAAATTCGACGTTATAGGCTGAATCATGTTCTAAGTatgatttgttgcaaatttagaTCGAATTAACATGTGCTTGAATAATATATACTTAATATAAAAAGCAATTTCTATATTATTAacaaatcactaagcctaattcATCGTCAATAatttaacacttttgcacgttcAGAATTATTATTTTCAGTATGTTTCAACTATTATGTATTTCACACTTAGTCTGCCAAAAAAAGTGTTAGAATTTGAGCGAGGGAAAAAATATGTATAgttatcccacatattcggaacacccacaattaggaacacttttgtggtaatttgtcaataggatgcaaaatgcaacttttctgtcgaccctactattttcaggacttttttttggacattctcttgctatttcactagtaaaagaagtacttttcaaacaaaaacctgcctttcaagactattttatccagagcagcaaaatatTGCCtctaaattgcctgttccatgattgtggaatgttattgtgcctcctacaattgtggaacaactgaatttaagtgatattttcacaaaaaagctatcagaccattcataaaacattactaaacatgagttttattggtttcagaatgtgaagtcattaCTTGTAAAAAAcaagtactcctggagagaaaaaagaagtttgtttacatcgtaagaaaaagtgttccgaatttgtggatttcaaggtccaatgtttttctttaaaaacttgatataaaacgtataCATATAtggccggtctatacatcaatcgaaagatcgtaaaaaaagctttcacatgaaggtaaaagcaaaacattatgttcaattatcgattttccatgatttgttgaacaatggccgatctgtaaactgttccgaatatgagggatgactgtagacTCATTTTAACTTCTTGCTCGcaggcaattctggctcgcgagctGGCCCGTTCGCGAGCAAAGGAGAGCGCAGGGAATCGGTGAGTTGCTCTCTGCAGCTCGGGACTCGCGGATaaaactcgagagagagagagagagaggaatgTTTCTCGCAAGAGCGCGAAAATACCAACACTGGCCAAAGATATGCGCAAGCCAAATATAAACTgtcattaacactggaacgcccaacgcatgtctaacttacacggacgcccaagcctccaaaaaaggtggaacggtaacttcaactcgctggttctcgggcattactcaaccaattgggacgattcttgtttccagtgatttgttaggatgtctagatgattctagaactttgcagaacttaatttgatcaaatctgtaatttttgcgaccaaaaacatcgttccaccttttttaaaacaactgcctccgcggaatttttggcgattttttttacacgcgaaaaaaaaagttggaacgatgtttttggtcgcaaaaatcacagatttgatcaaattaagttctgcaaagttctagaatcatcaagacatcctaacaaatcactggaaagaagaatcatctttattggttgagttatgcccgagaatcattgagttgaagttaccgttccaacttttttggagccttgggcgttggaatgttaaaacttCTTCAAAGATAGCTGaaattacacagtaaaaacaaTCATATCACACCTAagaatgatgacagattttgtgtcagaaaaaaatgtaaaatattacctctagaaatgtgtaaattaaCATCAATTAACATGTGATGTGATTTCACTTATTCCACATAAATTGGGGTAACATTACATCTGAAAAAAGAGAATATtcaaccatcatttttttcaaccttgcaaaattaagttatttctaaattttcaacccACGTGGAGTGgccttttctccatacaaaatttctaCTTTCTGTATGGAGCGTGGTTTTTCACTGATTCGTTGGTTTAGCCGTTTCGAAGATATGAtgtagtttttgcgaaaatcgttaaaaatattcaatttttggaCCAACCTATTTCAGATAAGAGAACCAGaatcgccaaacaaaagaaaaatccgggttggattgttttggtaaAAGAACTCCTGTACCAAATTTGAGCCGAATCGGAGCTCTTTTGTAGTACACCATCTGCTGGTTTGAAGTGGAATCCTTATTTTACCAAACCacttcaatggatttttgtttttttttaacgacgctttgattcgattatccgagttGAAATTTCTGCGAGACTTCGCATAGTCGAGTTTAGACAGTATTTATACACTAGAAAATatcttaaaatgcatttcagtaACACATTGCTTAAGACTGGTGGAAATtgtagattaaaaaaattacaagtgGATTTCcgcaaataaattaaatgacaGATATTACGGATTAAAAGAGATTAATTGAAGAAGCTACACCATGCGCCCAAGATGTAAAATATATCTGTTCTAATGAGTTCTGGCCTGGTCTCGCAATCCAAGTGCCAGTGAAGTCAATCGTGCAGAACCACTTCTGTGCAGCGCCACCGGCAACACTGTCGTGTCGCACCAGCAGTAAACGAAATGTCATAAATTTCCCCAGCCATCATGAGAAAGATGAAAAATGCAATGAAAAATTATTCGGAATGCATGGTTCAAATGCATGTTGGTGGGGGCTAGAATGGGACATtagtttaatttattgaaaacgaTTACGCTCGAGAGAGCATCAGAACGTTTTAATAATTACGTTTGGAGGCTTAGAAGGGATTTTTTGTTGCCTACTTATGtactataatttaaatcattttcgcaatattttcaaattcgaaAGATCTGACTTTCTGGTCAAGTctcttgaaaaaatctttcgGTAAATTGGTTGTTAAAatagaaatatttatttgatttcttCTCTACAGGTGACCCAATTGAAAATCGTGAGCAATCCGTTCGCCAAAGGATTCCGCGACAATGAAACCAACGAAGAGTAAGTAGCATTTATCTTATCTTTTTTCGAAGCCCGGACGAAATGACTCCATAAAACTGACCGAACGTTGACCCAAAACCGGATTCAATCCAACCAAAAAAACTAGTAGATGAATGAACACTGCCATATCAATAAAGCCCAAGCCCAATTCGTCAAAATTGTTTACTACAGAAGCGCCCATTTACTATACTACACAGGCGAACCGCACAgtttattatcaaaacaaacctCTGGCCGTAATTGGGCCATAAAGCGTGTTAATTGGCCTCATTACCAGAGCGATCGGCCCAAAATCTCGTGTTCTTCCCTTACTTCCTATACGGGGGCCCCTTCCGACGAGGtacatgattttattttttatatttttattttttgctgtttttttttatttctcttaaTAAAACATCAAGCAGGAATCTTTTCTCACGCCATTCGTTGCACTTGATGGTGGGTTGCGAACCTCCCTACTAATAAAATGTTGCCCACTTGAGCACATTTCCACGATCTCGTGATCGGGAGAGTTGCGAGATTCGCCCTGTTTGACAGCCGCTGTCACCGTGTTTGTTTTTACGACCAAGCTGACTCAATAAACACAATAATTCTGCCGCTCCGGATCAACTCATTAAGGGGCTACCCCATGTCTTGTATACACGCGATTTAATTTGGCTTGTTCAATATGACCCCGGGGCGAACGCGTGCGACTTCTTCTCGGATGCAGCTCAGAATGCATCTGCAGCGCCAGACGAAATACTTTTCGGAGTGGGGGGAGGGGAGAAAGAATCgcagtaaattattcgaaatttcCCCACCGAATagcagtttttcttgtttttcgttGTTCTTTCCCATTAGAACCGGCAAGTCACGATGTGGCGCAGAAAAGccatattttaatttctttaatattATTTATAGTATTTATGAGAGTGCTTCCGTTACACTTGGAAGCATCTCAATTTGTGGACTACACGACAAGACACGGGGGCAATAATTCTACATACTCCCTCTCataatttaaaactatttgAAACGATTAGCATTGaggtttctttttgttttcaacTATTGAATTTTCCaatgtatattttaaaaagatttaaatgTTTCACAGCTTTCAAATTAACATGAAAATGAACCATTACCAACATTGATAATATTGTaccgattatctgaagtccttgcaaaatcaaaataattcgaataatcgaatcatgaaaaaaacgatttcagaaattttatacGAAATCGGGCATTTTCTTTTAttgtttggctcaaactttgtttgGGCTTTTCCTATGACCAATGAAGCCAATGTCATTGGTATGCAATGCATACACTTcatgcaattttggcagctgtccatacgaaAATGGAAAGCAAATATCCGAAAATTTGTAttgcaaagttgtaagtattgatgaggactattcagaaaaaagggCACactgatttatcatttttcatatttttaaattaacttttttttcatatagaTTGAATCagactaaattttcaaaaggtcatatCTGCATTGGAAACCCATGACTAttagattgttttgaaaatttactccagaaattttccaaaaaacttttaatttaatttttgattttgtcaattttttggataaaattttGACGTCgaatatatatttataaaagatGCTGCTGTAAAAATagaaatgcttaaaaaactgtttttcctGGTTTTAAAAGTAAGTAAtctcctccgtgtacgcacgagagcaagcagcagtcaagtgctcagtgctctatagttttttcgaaattttccgccgtagtctaccgtgattacccgcgagtttgctcctgcagcatgccaaaggccggccgtggccgtggcagttcgagtgcggcctcgaaaaacccgcgaagttcgtctaccggccgtgtgcaaaaaggtaaacaagccaacgccgtgtcgaccgccatcgcgcaggggagtgagcgcagaaggcatcgacaaaagttactacatcccggatatgtcccaagatcaccagtgcgaacccgttccggtacttccggtgccacgaccaacacgtcgacatccgccaacattcccatcaggaacgagttccagatgctgagcgacgacgaagaaaacaacaacaacaccgacggtagcagcactaccgacgacgacgaatacGATGAacgtgcacggaagaaagtgttGACGTCAAAAACGAAtaattctccaaaggaacgtagaccacctccaatctatgttttggacacgttgacggacgatattgacgagttgctggaaggcctcggatattgtctgaaaatcggtaagtcgtcagtgcaagtctacacatttgacagcaagaacttcgacctggttgtggagaaattgaagaataaaaacttcaagttctacacattcgaccccgtgcacAAGACTGCCgtgaaggtcgtcttgcaggggtaccaagaccgcccgatctccgacctaaagaaggacctctcgggtgctggaattacgccgcgtgacataaaagtcctctcgcggaagacaacggtcacaggtacacacacactgtacctgttgtacttcgaccgcggcaccgtcaaaattcaagacctgcggaaaactaaggcgttggacggtttttgggtaaactggcggttttactcaaagaacccgacggacgcagcgcaatgccaccgttgccagaaatttggccacggctcgcggaactgcaacctcccgccccgctgcgtgaagtgcggtgaaacacacctctcggaggcgtgcgcactgccgtgcaaggcggacttgggggacaaggcagagcaaaccaaggcgcgcatcaagtgcgccaactgtggaggtaaccataccagcaactaccgtggatgcagcgcacggaaaacctacatcgaggagcaggaaaagaggaaaagaaagcagcagcgtcccaccctcctcagcgaagtacgagcgtaaccgtgccggctgctggtcatcgtacagttccagcggacaacccagcgttccctcctggatggggtcgatcgttcgccagcgtggtcgctgccggtagcggcaatgcggcccagcaagaagtcaccggggaagatctctttaccctgccagagttctttgctctcgcgggggagatgatgacgcggttccggacctgccgtaacaaagcggagcaattcctggcccttggggagctgatgatcaagcacatctataattgattaaattttgctgTGATCTAGTTGTAAGCTTTTTCTATGCCTATCCCCTATCATTAGCAATtgcgtaagttttttgaaaactttttcttgctCTTGTTTGTGCATTTAATTAACAGTAATAATTGCTCTAAACCGAATTAAgacgtaacacacagctgaaatgaACACAAAAACTCTGTTAGGTTCATAATATGTACAAATTGtaatttgattattcacaaataaaaccgaattgaattgaattga from Culex quinquefasciatus strain JHB chromosome 3, VPISU_Cqui_1.0_pri_paternal, whole genome shotgun sequence includes:
- the LOC6039735 gene encoding T-box transcription factor TBX1, with the protein product MHHLDFGGLRHSDGGHGPSMVGLASSYDTGTGPTVDMAGDFHHHYAPTASVTTAPEYWNTASPYKNGSTPMKEMEACIENAHKHQYNPLEQVEQLSINCDSDSLHNSGSTLNNNNTLSSNKNINSCEHGSLADKASSNGGASSPHNSDQTPSTNGSSKPAKKCIPAEDDKAYHPSLASVMVILEGKHLWDKFHEQGTEMIVTKAGRRMFPTFQVKVVGLELTAEYLMIMDFVPLDDKRYRYAFHTSSWVVAGKADPVSPPRISVHPDSPATGATWMKQTISFDKLKLTNNQLDDNGHIILNSMHRYQPRLHVCHFSRGTSHGSSVKDEKNTLTHRTFIFPETSFTAVTAYQNQRVTQLKIVSNPFAKGFRDNETNEDSQERISTMNERMKSDRGPGYKKEGSGGEMAATSSAMTPTSSSGPGTMTGPSLSPNSAVSSSSTSSTAIVSNAFQPSLMSPSGGLGSPYVPNPAMLAQPYGTDASGFGPIYHHPHHHHHHHHHNPLSSSHHAGYVSSFDKYDKYKMASTTPPHHTSSGGGYPAVMAAATTGYTGHYQGFYGSPTPGHHQLMRQTNSCIDYVQR